TTAGAGGTTAAATAATTGCTTGTGGCACACAACAATTAAGTATCAGAATTGGCAGCCAGCTCTCATCAATCTGGTTCTGGTTCCTGTTATCTTTCTATGGCAGTATGTTGTACTGTGTCTTAATTTCTTTCCATCTTCCTTAAACTTTAGCTGTCTTCTCTCTCATTCACTGTGGTGGTACATGAGCAAGTCTCCTCTCCCATAAGATCAGCATCTCAAAATTCCAAGGCAAACAATATTTCCATTAAATCCCCAGCATATAAAATATTCTGAGTTTCCCTATCTGCCACTTACACACTTACATCAAATTAGTTCAATACATTAGACTTACATCTAGCTCTTCCCTCATGTGAATAACCCACGGTTAccaatttctttttgattttgagacggagtctcactctgtcacccagctgtagtgcagtggcgcgatctcagctcactgcagcctccgcctcctgggttcaagcagttctcctgcctcagcctcccgagtagctgggattacaggcacatgccaccatgtccggctaatttttgtatttttagtagagacggagtttcaccatgctggccaggctagtctggagctcctgacctcaggtgatctgcctgcatcggcctcccaaagtgctgggattacaggcgtgagccaccatgcccggccaccacATTCATATTGTATCCACTGTATCCTTTATTAAAGAACTTATTCTGTTTCCACCCCAACTGGGTATACTGCAGTTCACCTGTGACACTATTCAGAATGTGCAGCCCTCATAGTCTTCCATAGTACTGTcctcacttcagatgccagcTGCAAGTCTTGGGAGTCCCCAGGCCACCTGCAGATCAGCCAGCTAACAGCAATAAATTAAGGGGTTTCCAAGGTCTCAGGTTCAATAATTTGTTAGAGTGACTCATAGAAATCAGGAAAGCTCTGTATTTAAAGCtacagttttattataaaggatacatgTTTGAGCAAGATCTGAAACTGGACAGAGTTTCCATGCCCTCTCCCTTTGGAGTCAGTTTGTCCTGCTCCTATCACATCAATGTGTTTACCAACCAGAAAGCTCCACTGAGTTTACTGCTCAGCattttttttgaggttttattaCACAGGCACAATTGATTAAATCCCTGGCCGCTCAATCTCTAGCCTCTCTCTCCTCAGAGATCAGGCAGCTGAAAATCCCAACCTTCTAATCACAAGCTAGGGTTTCAGGCAATCAGACCCCACCCTGAAGCTGTCTAAGGTCCCACCTTGAACTACCTTATTAGCATAACAAAGACCTCCTGTCAGGAAATTCCAGGTGTTTTTGAAGCTCAGTGTGGGGCTTTATTATACCTGAGAGCCAAGGAATCTTCCCCGTACGCATTTATTTCTCTCAGGAGACCTTTAATGGAGGCTAGAAAATGACCCACTTCATGTTACACATATTGTAtgatatacgtatatacacacatgcatacttaTATGGATATAGGTATATCATATATGACatgtatatcatatatcatatatatggcTAGTCATGTTTTAATATGGAAAATAGCCCAACCATTGTATATTTACCAgcctttccaggtgattctgatccACATCCGTATTTGAGTATCATTGTAGTAACTTATTTGCATAGTTACCTTCCCCTGCTTCCCGCATTATCTTACtaatttatttgtctttcttgtCCATTTTTTCAGATAACACAGATATCCTTGTGAACCCTGTGTCATTTCCTAGTAGATgctattctttaatttttccatttctattataaaagtttaacttttcacaaataggaaaaaacatttaccattttattttctttcagatctGGAATCAATGTGTGAAACCAAGTTATTATCTCTAAAGAAGGAAGTTTATGAAATAGAATTATGCCAGAGGGAGATAATGGGACTTACAAAGCATGGCCTTGAGTACTCCAGTTTTGGAGATGTTTTGGAATATAGAAGCCGCCTTGCAAAACAACTGGGATATCCAAATGGGCATTTCAGTCAAGAAATATTCACTCCTGAATACATGCCCACATTTATTCAACAGACATTCCTTACTCTCCAgcaaataatgaataatgaagaCAGACCCtttgaatgtaagaaatgtggaAAGGCCTTTAGTCAGAACTCACAATTTATtcaacatcagagaattcatattGGTGAAAAATCTTATGAATGCAAAGAGTGTGGGAAATTCTTTAGTTGTGGTTCACATGTTACTCGGCATCTGAAAATTCATACTGGCGAAAAACCCTTTGAATGTAAGGAGTGTGGAAAGGCCTTCAGTTGTAGCTCATACCTTTCTCAACATCAGAGAATCCATACCGGtaagaaaccctatgaatgtaaggaatgtgggaaggcctttagTTATTGCTCAAATCTTATTGACCATCAGCGAATTCACACCGGTGAAAAGCCTTATGCATGTAAGgtatgtgggaaagcctttactAAAAGCTCACAACTTTTTCAGCATGTGCGAATTCATACAggtgagaaaccctatgaatgtaaggaatgtggcaaagcctttaccCAGAGCTCAAAGCTTGTtcaacatcagagaattcatactggtgagaaaccctatgagtgcaaggaatgtggcaaagcctttagtagTGGCTCAGCacttactaatcatcagagaattcacactggtgagaaaccctatgaTTGTAAGGAATGCGGAAAGGCTTTTACTCAGAGCTCACAGCTTCGtcaacatcagagaattcacGCTGGTGAGAAACCCTTTGAATGTCTtgaatgtgggaaggcctttaCTCAGAACTCACAACTTTTCcagcatcagagaattcatacggATGAAAAGCCATATGAATGTAATGAATGCGGAAAGGCCTTTAATAAATGCTCAAACCTTACTCGACATCTGAGAATTCACACTGGTGAAAAGCCCTATAactgtaaggaatgtgggaaggcaTTTAGTAGTGGCTCGGATCTCATTCGTCATCAGGGAATTCATactaatgaataataaaaattaaagcccCTGTCACCTTCctcattttttaaaccaaaaatcaTGTCTGATGCTTACCGTCTTCCAcaggttttttaaaactttgtatttaaATTGTGTATCCAAATGTATTTCACTCCAGGTTATAAATTCGGAGTCTAAATTGACATTCCCTCTCTCCTCCAGTCACATACCAATGCCAGCTGTTCTGTAATTCTTTGGTTCAttgttttgttctgctttctTGGTGACACATTATACTCTTGTTTATATTTGCTTGTGTTTTTAGGGCAATCTTTTCTGATCTGTGTATTTGTGTTTGCACCAGTGTCACACCATTTGAATTGTGTgacctttaatatttttaaattccttgtggaggtttaactttttgaagtcagtgttaatctttttattttattattattttgtatattttt
The sequence above is a segment of the Macaca nemestrina isolate mMacNem1 chromosome 20, mMacNem.hap1, whole genome shotgun sequence genome. Coding sequences within it:
- the LOC105495440 gene encoding zinc finger protein 383, with protein sequence MAEGSVMFSDVSIDFSQEEWDCLDPVQRDLYRDVMLENYSNLVSMGLYTPKPQVISLLEQGKEPWMVGRELTRGLCSDLESMCETKLLSLKKEVYEIELCQREIMGLTKHGLEYSSFGDVLEYRSRLAKQLGYPNGHFSQEIFTPEYMPTFIQQTFLTLQQIMNNEDRPFECKKCGKAFSQNSQFIQHQRIHIGEKSYECKECGKFFSCGSHVTRHLKIHTGEKPFECKECGKAFSCSSYLSQHQRIHTGKKPYECKECGKAFSYCSNLIDHQRIHTGEKPYACKVCGKAFTKSSQLFQHVRIHTGEKPYECKECGKAFTQSSKLVQHQRIHTGEKPYECKECGKAFSSGSALTNHQRIHTGEKPYDCKECGKAFTQSSQLRQHQRIHAGEKPFECLECGKAFTQNSQLFQHQRIHTDEKPYECNECGKAFNKCSNLTRHLRIHTGEKPYNCKECGKAFSSGSDLIRHQGIHTNE